One window of Deltaproteobacteria bacterium genomic DNA carries:
- a CDS encoding chloride channel protein, whose translation MSRLRAIAGGALIFLRPRLEHWQAGAEWTLLVMAAFIGLIGGLGAIAFHYVIELIGNGAMRIAVWWGHLDPSAAAEGFAAFPPWLKIAVPVAGAALVGPILRYWAPDARGHGVPEVMDAVARRGGVIRGRVAFVKILTSALSIGTGSSLGPEGPIAQIGATFGSVSGQVLGIDEERMRYLVACGVAAGIAASFNAPIAGMFFAMEIILADFALTALSGLAIASVVATVVARSVLGATSAFVAPPDFVLNSPWEMGVYAVLGVVAGFVAVTYKKLLYATEDVFGAMKKVPDWARPAIGAAVVGAIGIGVPQVFGVGYDVIDRIFRAEFAPGILLVIVVAKMAATCLSLGSGSSGGVFAPSLVMGSALGGAIGLFAARWLPFVQFAPSGTYAVVGMAAVVAAATHAPLTAMLIVFEMTNGYAIILPLMIACALATVFARVISRESIYTLKLARSGIVIASSREEAVLARVRVNDVMQTDFVTIPRNLSFQGVIDAVLASRHAEIYVTDADGCLAGRINIHLIKSVMAETGLDQLVLAQDVMLPASANATPEMTLAECVRMSSLRSQEQLPVVAGADDPRLVGVLPRTVILDTYNRELLRQSSGGLRVIQHTANGDLFSALEFGEGYETREIVVTARLAGRTLAQIGLRARWGIHCLARRSAHQTGLSEGGVPDADEPLSVGDILVCAGSSVQFDEFSRELEKS comes from the coding sequence ATGTCGCGACTTCGGGCGATCGCCGGTGGCGCCCTTATCTTCCTGAGACCGCGGCTGGAGCACTGGCAGGCGGGCGCTGAGTGGACGCTGCTCGTGATGGCCGCGTTCATCGGGCTCATCGGCGGGCTCGGCGCAATCGCCTTCCATTACGTCATCGAATTGATCGGGAACGGCGCGATGCGCATTGCGGTTTGGTGGGGTCATCTCGATCCAAGCGCCGCCGCCGAGGGCTTCGCCGCGTTCCCGCCCTGGCTCAAGATCGCGGTCCCGGTCGCGGGAGCCGCGTTGGTCGGGCCGATCCTGCGTTACTGGGCGCCCGACGCGCGCGGTCACGGCGTTCCGGAGGTCATGGACGCGGTGGCGCGGCGCGGCGGCGTTATTCGCGGTCGCGTGGCCTTCGTCAAGATCCTGACGAGTGCGCTCTCCATCGGAACCGGATCGAGCCTCGGTCCCGAAGGGCCGATTGCGCAGATCGGCGCGACCTTCGGTTCGGTCAGCGGGCAGGTGTTGGGAATTGACGAGGAGCGGATGCGGTACCTGGTCGCCTGCGGCGTGGCGGCGGGTATCGCGGCCAGTTTCAATGCCCCCATCGCGGGGATGTTTTTCGCGATGGAGATCATCCTCGCGGATTTCGCGCTGACGGCCCTGTCGGGACTCGCAATCGCCAGCGTCGTCGCCACCGTGGTTGCGCGGTCGGTGCTGGGCGCGACCTCGGCGTTCGTCGCGCCGCCCGACTTCGTTCTCAATTCGCCGTGGGAAATGGGCGTATATGCCGTTCTCGGGGTTGTCGCGGGCTTCGTCGCGGTGACTTACAAGAAACTTCTTTACGCCACCGAAGACGTTTTCGGGGCGATGAAGAAGGTCCCCGACTGGGCTCGGCCCGCCATCGGGGCGGCGGTCGTCGGAGCGATCGGCATCGGCGTGCCCCAGGTCTTCGGCGTCGGGTACGACGTGATCGACCGGATCTTTCGCGCCGAGTTCGCCCCCGGAATTCTCCTCGTGATCGTCGTCGCCAAGATGGCGGCAACGTGCCTGTCGCTGGGGTCGGGCAGTTCGGGGGGCGTTTTCGCCCCGAGTCTGGTCATGGGCTCGGCACTCGGCGGCGCGATCGGTCTGTTCGCCGCGCGATGGTTGCCGTTCGTCCAATTCGCGCCGTCCGGAACTTACGCGGTCGTCGGCATGGCCGCCGTGGTGGCGGCGGCAACGCATGCGCCCCTGACCGCCATGCTCATCGTCTTCGAAATGACGAACGGGTACGCCATCATCCTCCCGCTCATGATCGCGTGCGCGCTGGCGACGGTCTTCGCGAGGGTCATTTCGCGGGAGTCGATTTACACGCTCAAGCTCGCTCGATCGGGGATCGTCATCGCGTCGAGCCGGGAAGAAGCGGTGCTGGCCCGAGTCCGCGTCAACGACGTGATGCAGACGGATTTCGTGACGATTCCCCGCAACCTCTCCTTCCAGGGCGTCATCGACGCGGTTCTCGCCTCGCGGCACGCCGAGATCTACGTCACCGATGCCGACGGTTGTCTGGCCGGGCGGATCAATATCCACCTCATCAAGTCCGTGATGGCGGAAACGGGTCTCGATCAGCTCGTCCTGGCCCAGGACGTCATGCTCCCGGCTTCGGCCAACGCGACGCCGGAAATGACGCTGGCCGAATGCGTGAGAATGTCGTCCCTGCGCAGTCAGGAACAATTGCCCGTCGTGGCTGGCGCCGACGATCCGAGACTGGTCGGTGTTTTGCCGCGGACCGTCATCCTGGATACCTACAATCGGGAGCTATTGCGCCAGTCGAGCGGGGGGCTTCGCGTCATTCAGCACACCGCAAACGGGGATCTGTTCAGCGCCTTGGAATTTGGGGAGGGATACGAAACCCGCGAGATCGTTGTGACTGCGAGGCTCGCGGGCCGGACCCTGGCGCAGATCGGCCTGCGGGCCCGGTGGGGCATTCACTGCCTTGCCCGCCGCAGCGCACACCAAACGGGGTTGTCTGAAGGCGGGGTCCCCGATGCGGACGAGCCTCTTTCCGTGGGCGACATCCTCGTTTGCGCGGGTTCCTCGGTTCAGTTCGACGAATTTTCGCGCGAATTGGAAAAATCGTAA
- the fsa gene encoding fructose-6-phosphate aldolase translates to MDFYLDTADLKEIAQGVAWGLVDGVTTNPSLIAKTGETFESLAPKITKMVKGPISLEVISDDHEGMLREAHQLVKIAKNVVVKIPMTEEGMIATRKLASEGIPVNVTLIFSPTQALIAAKAGASYVSPFLGRVDDISYDGLELVEKIVDIFQNYDVATRVLAASIRHPVHVVECALMGADICTMPFKVLQQLFRHPLTDKGIELFKADYAKIPKAPAPSAKSGSKSGSKGGIKSGKKSKKA, encoded by the coding sequence ATGGATTTCTATCTCGATACCGCCGACCTCAAGGAAATCGCTCAGGGCGTGGCGTGGGGCCTCGTCGACGGCGTGACCACCAATCCGTCCCTGATCGCCAAGACCGGAGAGACGTTCGAGTCTCTCGCTCCGAAGATCACGAAGATGGTCAAGGGCCCCATCAGCCTCGAAGTCATCAGCGACGACCACGAGGGCATGCTGCGCGAGGCGCACCAGCTCGTGAAGATCGCCAAAAACGTCGTCGTGAAGATTCCGATGACCGAAGAGGGCATGATCGCCACGCGAAAGCTCGCCTCCGAGGGCATCCCCGTCAACGTCACGCTCATCTTCTCGCCCACGCAGGCCCTCATCGCGGCCAAGGCGGGCGCGAGCTACGTGAGCCCATTCCTCGGGCGCGTGGACGACATCTCCTACGACGGTCTGGAACTCGTCGAGAAGATCGTGGACATTTTCCAGAACTACGACGTGGCGACGCGCGTTCTCGCGGCGTCGATCCGCCATCCCGTGCACGTGGTGGAATGCGCGCTCATGGGCGCGGACATCTGCACCATGCCGTTCAAGGTCCTGCAGCAGCTCTTCCGACATCCGCTCACGGACAAGGGGATCGAGCTGTTCAAGGCCGACTACGCAAAGATCCCCAAGGCACCCGCTCCGTCCGCCAAGAGCGGCAGCAAGAGCGGCAGCAAGGGCGGCATCAAGAGCGGCAAGAAATCGAAGAAGGCCTAG
- the priA gene encoding primosomal protein N' — MSAVDRREMCVETAVALTAPGTYHYRIPEDWPGKVSVGTGLVVPFGRRHVSAFVLHTEVEAPVDVEVLPAIEPLATEPFFGPLQVRMFEFMARYYLAPIGEVVRTALPAGILQSTQRIAEITDAGRAALREEGSVREALMVLLEALAEEPPGIAVASLPKRVPTFRETQLRTLVRDGLVLTHVQMRMPAICAKTIAMYAPATGANLEEARAALVRSPKRLAVLEAVVTAGRAVTGGEIADLIDADPRAHLRALAAAGWFRIDSREVYRQASIDADHQAPPVLNAAQGAAVRRVCATMDAREHRTFVLHGVTGSGKTEVYLRLVERALAAGRPALVLVPEIALTPQLVGRFVGRFGDAVGASHSGLAPGERYDLWRRVRRREKRVVIGARSAIFAPFDDLGVVVVDEEHDGSYKQDDALPYNARDLAIWLGRETKCPVVLGSATPSMETFHGAKSGRYELLELRERVHGRGMPPVSVVDLRPLEKELARKPRSDRPGDDLPHARMIFSPSLATALRENLEAGEQTILLLNRRGYSTHVFCLACGASAQCLDCDVSLTFHASRQKAVCHYCDREYAPPRTCRVCGGERLFYAGLGTEQVEHEIARLFPSARVVRMDRDTVAGREGHQRVLTPFRRGEADILLGTQMVAKGHDFPNVTLVGVLQADSSLSMPDFRAAERTFQLVTQVSGRAGRAEAPGRIVMQTYNPDHYAVTCASGHDFERFYELEINRRKVSWFPPFARTALVRVSGPDRDAARSAALAAAKGARKAAKELSLEADAVLGPARSMIARVKNRFRFQVFLRAQTPADLHRLIAAAKKAHDRVAPSTLAWRVDMDPQSVV, encoded by the coding sequence ATGAGCGCTGTCGATCGTCGGGAGATGTGCGTCGAAACCGCGGTCGCCCTGACCGCCCCCGGCACTTACCACTATCGAATTCCCGAGGACTGGCCCGGCAAGGTCTCCGTGGGGACGGGCCTCGTCGTACCCTTCGGGCGACGCCACGTGTCCGCCTTCGTTCTGCACACGGAGGTCGAAGCGCCCGTGGACGTCGAGGTGCTCCCGGCGATCGAGCCGCTCGCCACGGAACCGTTCTTCGGTCCCTTGCAGGTCCGCATGTTCGAGTTCATGGCGCGCTACTACCTCGCCCCGATCGGCGAGGTTGTGCGAACAGCGCTGCCCGCCGGCATCCTGCAATCGACGCAGCGCATCGCCGAGATCACCGACGCCGGGCGCGCGGCGCTGCGCGAAGAGGGCTCCGTGCGCGAGGCGCTGATGGTGTTGCTCGAAGCGCTGGCCGAGGAGCCGCCGGGTATCGCCGTCGCGTCGCTGCCGAAACGGGTTCCGACGTTCCGCGAGACGCAGCTTCGAACGCTCGTGCGCGACGGGCTCGTCCTCACGCACGTGCAGATGCGCATGCCGGCGATCTGCGCGAAGACGATCGCCATGTACGCGCCCGCGACGGGGGCGAATCTTGAAGAGGCCCGCGCGGCGCTGGTGCGTTCGCCGAAGCGGCTCGCCGTGCTGGAGGCCGTCGTCACGGCGGGGCGCGCCGTGACCGGCGGCGAAATCGCCGATCTGATCGACGCAGATCCTCGGGCGCACCTGCGTGCGCTGGCCGCGGCGGGATGGTTCCGCATCGATTCGCGCGAGGTCTATCGTCAGGCGTCGATCGACGCCGACCATCAAGCTCCGCCGGTGCTGAACGCGGCGCAGGGCGCGGCCGTGCGCCGGGTCTGCGCGACCATGGACGCGCGCGAGCACCGCACGTTCGTGCTTCACGGCGTGACGGGGTCGGGCAAGACCGAGGTGTACCTGCGTCTCGTGGAGCGCGCGCTCGCGGCGGGACGGCCCGCGCTCGTTCTCGTGCCGGAGATCGCGCTGACGCCGCAACTCGTGGGGCGGTTCGTCGGCCGCTTTGGCGATGCGGTCGGCGCGAGTCATTCGGGGCTCGCGCCCGGCGAGCGCTACGACCTGTGGCGGCGCGTGCGTCGGCGCGAAAAACGCGTCGTGATCGGCGCGCGAAGTGCGATCTTCGCGCCGTTCGATGATCTCGGCGTGGTCGTTGTCGATGAGGAGCACGACGGTTCGTACAAACAGGACGACGCGCTGCCCTACAACGCGCGCGATCTGGCGATCTGGCTGGGACGTGAAACAAAATGCCCCGTCGTGCTCGGTTCGGCGACGCCGAGCATGGAGACCTTTCATGGCGCGAAGTCGGGCCGATACGAGCTTCTCGAATTGCGCGAACGCGTCCACGGGCGTGGCATGCCGCCGGTGTCGGTGGTGGATCTGCGTCCGTTGGAAAAGGAACTCGCCCGAAAACCACGCTCGGATCGACCGGGTGACGACCTTCCTCATGCCCGCATGATCTTCTCTCCGTCCCTCGCCACAGCGTTACGGGAGAATCTCGAAGCCGGCGAGCAGACGATTCTGCTGCTCAACCGTCGCGGATACTCCACCCACGTCTTCTGTCTCGCGTGCGGTGCGTCGGCGCAGTGCCTCGATTGCGACGTGTCCCTGACGTTTCACGCGTCGCGCCAAAAGGCGGTCTGCCACTACTGCGATCGAGAGTACGCCCCGCCGCGCACGTGCCGCGTTTGCGGTGGCGAGCGTTTGTTTTACGCGGGGCTCGGGACCGAGCAGGTCGAGCACGAAATCGCGCGGCTCTTTCCCTCGGCGCGCGTGGTGCGCATGGACCGCGACACGGTGGCCGGACGCGAGGGACACCAACGGGTGCTCACGCCGTTTCGACGGGGCGAGGCCGACATCCTGCTCGGCACGCAGATGGTCGCCAAAGGACACGACTTTCCGAACGTCACGCTCGTCGGAGTATTACAAGCCGACAGTTCTCTCTCGATGCCGGATTTTCGCGCCGCGGAGCGGACGTTTCAGCTCGTCACGCAGGTCTCGGGCCGCGCAGGCCGCGCCGAAGCACCGGGACGCATCGTGATGCAGACCTACAATCCCGATCATTACGCGGTGACGTGCGCCTCCGGGCACGACTTCGAACGCTTTTATGAACTTGAAATCAACCGACGCAAGGTGTCGTGGTTTCCGCCGTTTGCCCGGACAGCGCTCGTTCGGGTGAGCGGGCCCGACCGCGACGCCGCGCGCAGCGCGGCGCTGGCCGCGGCGAAGGGCGCGCGTAAGGCGGCCAAGGAACTTTCCCTCGAAGCCGACGCCGTGCTGGGGCCCGCGCGGTCGATGATCGCCCGCGTCAAGAACCGTTTTCGTTTTCAGGTCTTTTTGCGCGCTCAAACCCCCGCAGATCTTCACCGCCTGATCGCGGCGGCGAAAAAGGCACACGACCGCGTCGCGCCGTCCACGCTGGCGTGGCGTGTCGACATGGATCCGCAAAGCGTCGTGTGA
- a CDS encoding UTP--glucose-1-phosphate uridylyltransferase: MSSESKSGSSPHQTVRKAVIPVAGLGTRFLPATKVVAKELLPIVDRPTIHYIVEEAYQSGIEQIIFVSAAGKSAIEDYFDRSFGLEKWLEEKGDTARLELVREISQMVEVQSVRQKTALGLGHAIGCARGVVGNEPFAVLLGDDMFDGDPPATRQLIDAYERCGRAVVGVYEVPVETTHRYGIVDCASSDAEPYPLRAMVEKPRSNPPSNLAIIGRYILPPEIFDCIDATPRGASGEIQITDALNILNAREGGGVFAQVLRGARHDAGDIFGFIEANIAYALKRPELADRLRELLARFAAS, encoded by the coding sequence ATGTCGAGCGAATCGAAATCCGGAAGCTCCCCGCACCAAACCGTCCGCAAGGCCGTGATCCCCGTGGCGGGCCTCGGGACGCGCTTTCTGCCCGCCACCAAGGTCGTGGCCAAGGAACTGCTGCCGATCGTGGATCGACCGACGATCCACTACATCGTCGAGGAGGCGTACCAGTCCGGCATCGAGCAGATCATCTTCGTGAGTGCGGCGGGCAAGAGCGCGATCGAGGACTATTTCGACCGCTCCTTCGGACTCGAAAAGTGGCTGGAGGAAAAGGGCGATACCGCGCGCCTCGAACTCGTGCGCGAGATTTCGCAAATGGTCGAGGTTCAGTCGGTGCGCCAAAAGACGGCGCTGGGTCTCGGACACGCTATCGGATGCGCTCGGGGCGTCGTCGGCAACGAGCCCTTCGCGGTGCTGCTGGGCGACGACATGTTCGACGGCGATCCCCCCGCGACGCGCCAGCTCATCGACGCCTACGAGCGATGCGGCCGCGCCGTGGTCGGCGTCTATGAGGTCCCGGTGGAGACGACGCACCGCTACGGCATCGTGGATTGCGCGTCGAGCGATGCCGAGCCCTATCCCCTGCGCGCCATGGTGGAAAAACCGAGGTCGAATCCGCCTTCGAATCTCGCCATTATCGGGCGATACATTCTGCCGCCGGAGATTTTCGACTGCATCGACGCGACGCCCAGGGGCGCGAGCGGCGAGATCCAGATTACGGACGCACTCAACATTCTGAACGCCCGCGAAGGCGGTGGGGTGTTTGCCCAAGTGCTTCGCGGCGCGCGCCACGACGCCGGCGACATCTTCGGCTTCATCGAAGCCAACATCGCGTACGCCCTGAAACGGCCGGAATTGGCCGACCGACTGCGGGAGCTGCTGGCCCGATTTGCCGCGTCGTGA
- a CDS encoding PD40 domain-containing protein: MIRIAVWAALLALIALFPASAFAASVYDSSYRWRAFETDHFEIVYHDGAEFIARKAAVVAESQYGALTKLFHWEPRRKIRLVISDDVDDTNGSSSMTPWNTMRIYAALPHAEDRLDHYDDWIRAIITHELTHAIHLDSARGVPLGLRYTFGRWLFLHHMQPIFQVEGLAVWTETELTTMGRNRSSVSDMMLRAAAMEDRFPSVDLASSWTRRWPSGGTPYIFGGMFHDYIARHNDPNTIGDYSYKHAGQIWPFMFNINAKGIWGKKVKHLWRDFESEAREKAQRQYGEIAARGITPLRELSSGGRQQRRPLWIDDRRIVVEEHSPTRHARLAEYDLDTGEDETLVETELTGGAAHPPGGGIVFAQHSKREPFTQYYDLFELANGDLRRITRESRLRDPAATPDGKSVYAVDQEMGRTRVVRVDVATGAITVLFGYDRFPFFTQFGPPAVSPDGETLVLSLWHDDGNRDLFAYDIASDRFKRLTAHPGRDIDPAFSADGRYLFFVSDRTGVHNVHALDFAREKLFQVTNVVTGVFEPAPSPDGRHLAMISYSSYGFDLAVTDLDPAAWREVAPDPIPEDAVLCGTISASVDRAANDLAPPEREYSPWSTLIPSYWKPLYSSEWVDGEMISNLGFTTSGIDSIFRHSWLTSFVYDLDHNFPNIYATYAYDGFRPTLQATFSRSGLDWGHVAEDPTGDTFTVFQDRIAGAIGASYRFTDELATFAHFTAAHSENHVGTVNVRNEIPNGGWLAGPRFGFSASTGKSYAMSISPEDGGFYVISGAVDHEAFGSDYNVLSGVVAATQYVSLPFRNNVLRFDLKAGAVQGDDRYRGGFRVGGTVESDLTAQTADNQFALRGFRRAALVGERAVVGSIDWRMPLWYQQRGLGVWPIFFDTLSASVFATAGKTWYDELDLKDPWPIYDSYGVELYQSLGIAYYSNWILSAAYAYSPEKRHPNTYYINTGTGFF; this comes from the coding sequence GTGATTCGCATCGCCGTTTGGGCCGCACTGCTCGCGCTGATCGCGCTGTTTCCCGCTTCCGCGTTTGCGGCGAGCGTTTACGACTCGTCGTATCGTTGGCGTGCGTTCGAAACCGACCATTTCGAGATCGTTTACCACGACGGCGCCGAGTTCATCGCGCGCAAGGCGGCGGTCGTCGCCGAATCCCAGTACGGCGCGCTCACCAAGCTCTTCCATTGGGAGCCTCGCCGGAAAATCCGCCTCGTCATCTCGGACGACGTGGATGACACCAACGGCTCGTCGTCGATGACCCCGTGGAACACGATGCGGATCTACGCCGCCCTGCCCCATGCGGAGGACCGTCTGGATCACTACGACGACTGGATTCGCGCCATCATCACGCACGAACTGACACACGCGATTCACCTCGACTCGGCGCGCGGCGTCCCGCTCGGATTGCGTTACACGTTCGGGCGCTGGCTGTTCCTGCATCACATGCAGCCCATTTTTCAGGTCGAGGGCCTCGCCGTCTGGACCGAAACCGAACTGACAACCATGGGCCGCAACCGGTCGAGCGTGTCCGACATGATGCTGCGCGCGGCGGCGATGGAAGACCGTTTTCCGAGCGTTGACCTCGCGTCGAGCTGGACGCGCCGCTGGCCCTCGGGCGGCACGCCGTACATCTTCGGCGGGATGTTTCACGACTACATCGCGCGCCACAACGATCCGAACACCATCGGCGACTACTCGTATAAACATGCCGGTCAGATCTGGCCCTTCATGTTCAACATCAACGCCAAGGGCATCTGGGGAAAAAAGGTCAAACACCTATGGCGCGACTTCGAGAGCGAAGCGCGTGAGAAAGCCCAGCGGCAATACGGCGAGATCGCGGCCCGGGGCATCACGCCTCTGCGCGAGCTTTCGTCGGGCGGCCGCCAGCAGCGCCGGCCGCTGTGGATCGACGATCGGCGGATCGTCGTCGAGGAACACTCCCCGACACGCCACGCGCGGTTGGCGGAGTACGACCTCGATACCGGCGAGGACGAGACGCTCGTCGAGACCGAACTGACGGGCGGCGCGGCGCACCCGCCGGGCGGCGGCATCGTCTTCGCCCAGCATTCGAAGCGTGAACCCTTCACGCAGTATTATGACCTGTTCGAACTGGCAAACGGCGACCTTCGCCGAATCACGCGCGAGTCGCGGCTGCGCGATCCCGCGGCGACGCCCGACGGAAAGTCGGTGTACGCCGTCGATCAGGAGATGGGCCGCACCCGAGTCGTGCGCGTCGATGTGGCGACCGGCGCGATCACCGTCCTGTTCGGCTACGACCGATTCCCCTTCTTCACGCAGTTCGGCCCTCCCGCCGTGTCGCCCGATGGAGAAACGCTAGTCCTGTCCCTCTGGCACGACGACGGCAATCGAGACCTCTTCGCGTATGACATCGCATCGGATCGCTTCAAACGGCTCACGGCGCACCCCGGGCGCGACATCGATCCCGCGTTCTCCGCCGATGGCCGTTATCTGTTCTTCGTCTCCGACCGCACCGGCGTGCACAACGTCCACGCCCTCGACTTCGCCCGCGAAAAACTCTTCCAGGTCACGAACGTCGTCACGGGCGTCTTCGAACCCGCACCCTCACCCGACGGTCGCCATCTGGCGATGATCTCGTACTCATCGTACGGTTTTGACCTCGCGGTCACGGATCTCGACCCCGCCGCGTGGCGCGAGGTTGCTCCCGACCCAATTCCCGAAGACGCCGTGCTGTGCGGGACGATCAGCGCCTCCGTGGACCGCGCCGCCAACGACCTCGCGCCGCCCGAACGCGAGTATAGCCCGTGGTCGACGCTGATTCCGTCTTACTGGAAGCCCCTTTACTCGTCCGAGTGGGTGGACGGCGAGATGATCTCGAATCTCGGATTCACGACCTCCGGCATCGATTCGATCTTTCGGCATTCGTGGCTCACGAGCTTCGTGTACGACCTTGACCACAACTTTCCCAACATCTACGCCACTTACGCCTACGACGGATTTCGTCCGACCCTTCAAGCCACATTCTCGCGCTCGGGTCTCGATTGGGGACATGTCGCGGAGGACCCGACCGGCGACACCTTCACCGTGTTTCAGGACCGCATCGCCGGGGCGATCGGCGCGTCGTATCGGTTCACGGACGAGCTCGCCACGTTCGCGCATTTCACCGCCGCCCACTCGGAGAATCACGTCGGCACCGTCAACGTGCGCAACGAGATTCCGAACGGTGGTTGGCTGGCGGGACCTCGCTTCGGATTCTCCGCCTCGACCGGGAAGTCCTACGCGATGTCGATCTCGCCCGAGGACGGCGGCTTTTACGTGATTTCCGGCGCCGTCGACCACGAGGCGTTCGGCTCCGATTACAACGTGCTGTCCGGCGTCGTCGCCGCGACGCAGTACGTCTCGCTTCCGTTTCGCAACAACGTCCTGCGTTTCGACCTCAAGGCCGGTGCGGTGCAGGGCGACGACCGCTACCGGGGCGGATTTCGCGTCGGCGGCACGGTCGAATCCGACCTCACCGCGCAGACCGCCGACAATCAATTCGCCCTGCGCGGATTCCGACGCGCGGCACTGGTGGGCGAGCGCGCGGTGGTGGGATCGATCGACTGGCGCATGCCGCTCTGGTACCAGCAACGCGGCCTCGGCGTGTGGCCGATCTTCTTCGACACGCTCTCGGCGTCGGTCTTCGCCACCGCCGGAAAAACCTGGTACGACGAGCTCGACCTCAAGGACCCGTGGCCGATCTACGATTCCTACGGCGTGGAACTGTACCAGTCGCTGGGAATCGCCTACTACTCGAATTGGATCCTGAGCGCAGCTTACGCCTACTCGCCCGAAAAGCGGCATCCGAATACGTACTACATCAACACGGGCACGGGGTTCTTTTGA
- a CDS encoding metallophosphoesterase — MRRIKLVVSDFHLGRGRVDAEGGLNEREDFHQGDKFVEFLEYYGGRRHYHDDVELIFNGDFFEFLDVYDGDLVTDRETEQTALWKLQRIIAGHAKVFDAVADFASRPGKRVVFLVGNHDAALLWPAVRDEVARRIGGDIRFFDNDYSFGVVHVAHGHQHEFLNAFSTRNFFYRDAHGERILRMPPVSRFVMQYISPLKKTRPYINKIRPFRIYLKYAFINDHVFFWHQLTGIVRFWVRNRLSRDPVTRREFRLSWRRMANAYGHASMEEGADEILKKTKYRYVIFGHTHKYGHRRFGAYGEYLNAGTWTDLISLDASNLGRRVTRTYVHIDATDEENPVVRLKVWHGTQQVEEDLIG; from the coding sequence ATGAGGCGGATCAAGCTCGTCGTCAGCGATTTTCATCTCGGACGCGGGCGCGTCGACGCCGAAGGCGGTCTCAATGAGCGCGAGGACTTCCATCAGGGCGACAAGTTCGTCGAATTTCTCGAGTACTACGGGGGGCGCCGCCACTACCACGACGACGTCGAGCTGATCTTCAACGGCGACTTCTTCGAGTTCCTCGACGTCTATGACGGAGATCTGGTCACCGACCGCGAGACCGAGCAGACCGCGTTGTGGAAGCTTCAACGGATCATCGCCGGTCACGCCAAGGTTTTCGATGCGGTTGCCGATTTCGCCTCGCGTCCCGGAAAGCGCGTGGTGTTTCTCGTGGGCAACCACGACGCCGCTCTGCTGTGGCCCGCGGTGCGCGACGAAGTCGCCCGGCGCATCGGCGGCGACATCCGATTTTTCGACAACGATTACAGCTTCGGCGTCGTCCACGTCGCGCACGGACATCAGCACGAGTTTCTCAACGCCTTCAGTACGCGGAACTTTTTTTATCGCGACGCGCACGGCGAGCGCATCCTGCGAATGCCGCCGGTCAGCCGCTTCGTCATGCAGTACATCAGTCCGCTCAAGAAAACACGGCCCTACATCAACAAGATCCGCCCCTTTCGCATCTACCTGAAGTACGCGTTCATCAACGACCACGTCTTTTTCTGGCATCAGCTCACGGGCATCGTCCGGTTCTGGGTGCGCAACCGCCTCTCGCGCGACCCCGTTACGCGGCGCGAGTTCCGCCTGTCGTGGCGACGCATGGCCAACGCGTACGGACATGCCTCGATGGAGGAGGGCGCGGATGAGATCCTGAAGAAGACGAAGTACCGATACGTCATCTTCGGCCATACGCACAAATACGGGCATCGGCGCTTCGGCGCGTATGGCGAGTACCTGAACGCGGGAACGTGGACCGACTTGATCTCGCTCGATGCCTCAAACCTCGGGCGGCGCGTTACGCGCACGTACGTGCACATCGACGCGACCGACGAGGAGAACCCCGTGGTGCGCCTGAAGGTTTGGCACGGCACGCAGCAGGTGGAAGAGGATCTCATCGGCTAA
- a CDS encoding hypoxanthine phosphoribosyltransferase, with protein sequence MPLPDGFFLYLGRQRIAGRVRELARLIARDSDPERLIVVGILQGAAPFCADLARELDGRVRYDFLRLASYGDETTSSGRVRLVHDRQTDVENQDVILVDDIFDTGLTLRFATDHLGSHGARSVRAVTLLAKGHGSPDHFRAHWIGFDVPQGYYMGYGLDFAGRYRGLPDIYRREP encoded by the coding sequence ATGCCTCTCCCCGATGGATTTTTTCTATATCTGGGCCGCCAACGCATCGCGGGACGCGTTCGGGAACTGGCCCGCCTGATCGCGCGGGATTCCGATCCCGAACGGCTGATCGTCGTCGGCATCCTGCAGGGTGCCGCGCCGTTTTGCGCCGATCTCGCGCGCGAGTTGGACGGGCGGGTTCGATACGATTTCCTCCGTCTCGCCAGTTACGGCGACGAAACCACGTCCAGCGGGCGGGTGCGACTGGTGCATGATCGACAGACGGATGTCGAAAATCAAGACGTGATCCTGGTCGACGACATCTTCGACACGGGATTGACGCTGCGATTCGCGACCGACCATCTGGGTTCTCACGGCGCGCGGAGCGTACGCGCGGTGACGCTGCTCGCCAAGGGGCATGGGAGTCCGGACCACTTCCGCGCCCACTGGATCGGGTTCGATGTGCCGCAGGGGTACTACATGGGATACGGCCTCGATTTCGCAGGACGATACCGGGGATTGCCGGACATCTACCGAAGGGAGCCGTGA